The following are encoded together in the Methylorubrum sp. B1-46 genome:
- the arsH gene encoding arsenical resistance protein ArsH, whose product MDKPQQPFADGVPNLSEAHFEVPTEERMAPPTPLDHAPRFLVLYGSLRDRSFSRFLAYEAARLLEAMGGEVRIFHADGLPLPDDAPVEHPKVQELRQLSIWSEGQVWVSPERHGNMTGVMKAQVDWLPLSEGSVRPTQGRTLAVMQVSGGSQSFNAVNSLRVLGRWMRMITIPNQSSVPMAYKEFDDAGRMKPGPLYDRVVDVCEELMKFTLLMRGRADYLVDRYSERKEREPERLKGVAADIGFVQR is encoded by the coding sequence TTGGACAAGCCCCAGCAGCCGTTCGCCGACGGGGTGCCGAACCTCTCCGAGGCGCATTTCGAGGTGCCGACCGAGGAACGGATGGCGCCGCCGACGCCGCTCGACCATGCGCCTCGATTCCTCGTCCTCTACGGGTCGCTCCGGGATCGGTCCTTCAGCCGGTTCCTGGCCTACGAGGCGGCACGGCTGCTGGAGGCGATGGGCGGGGAGGTCCGCATATTCCACGCGGACGGGCTACCGCTGCCCGACGACGCGCCCGTCGAACATCCGAAGGTGCAGGAACTCCGGCAGCTCTCGATCTGGTCGGAGGGGCAGGTCTGGGTCAGCCCGGAGCGGCACGGCAACATGACCGGGGTGATGAAGGCCCAGGTCGACTGGCTGCCGCTGAGCGAGGGCTCGGTGCGCCCGACGCAGGGGCGGACGCTTGCGGTGATGCAGGTCTCGGGCGGATCGCAGAGTTTCAATGCGGTCAACAGCCTGCGGGTGCTGGGGCGCTGGATGCGGATGATCACCATCCCGAACCAGTCGTCGGTGCCGATGGCCTACAAGGAGTTCGATGACGCCGGCCGAATGAAGCCCGGGCCGCTCTACGACCGGGTGGTGGACGTCTGCGAGGAGCTGATGAAGTTCACTCTCCTGATGCGTGGACGGGCCGACTACCTCGTCGACCGCTACTCCGAGCGTAAGGAGCGCGAGCCCGAGCGCCTCAAGGGCGTCGCCGCCGACATCGGGTTCGTGCAGCGGTAG
- a CDS encoding recombinase family protein, with the protein MAHGERTTDLMPGAVDLRQVVDTTALCPLDRLALRRNLDVERRDGFGPPDKLVPVGLYARYSSNKQKEMSIERQVKVVTAYMRKLGYAIYVLYDDPARSARSMRDRESLQRLLEDCRSGKIKVIMVEDFDRWSRETYDAVEVCEELNELGVEFHSAGDFKALNKKEVIEAALKAEADRDRRTLIMGMGRFQHAAQGGAHSGAFFGYRYGEERGFLVRHPEEEKTIFSIFEMAAAGISYRSIGRIMKERGVAGPTKDCRWTKSTVANVLGQLAYTGRWYYPFTLNTFDRKSGKVTVQRRHPSEMTRNYFDHLRIVPDDLFFAVNEKRRPRGKQKFEHSHFLAGKATCDCAGVEGQRFTLGGRQLTCNVWSDGGCCPARRHSVMHETVERAVLTAVCGKLRSFVGEEDFAAAVDRSLREASAARRAARADVARKIAVTREQLRRALVKELESTYPSDLLSEERSRLTGELADLQARSAGLAELPEVDEAGERLRTLSATLDHLIERVPFRALTEAEAKVSAALARLVQRVVVIRDGRPAGTLGLAIHLDFLAFLQEDGSCGSPGVSLDVIHVDVEQPMGRHVRLREDAQRLMATGGYRIDDARWALVAKHLPDVTGHRNDSRHIPTRALVDALLLRLRTGLPLLSAAFGDALEMRRALSRFVYAAGDQILIDLLREADPSFVAGLDLGPVEAARARWKVGGDDWRKRRGPAARFHALNGQDALTDEQWLASKPLLHSSIEISFKGTPGIPGRLLLEAVILALRTGLSWRRMPERFGDERNLTNSVRRLVRSGSWDRLLELWALRFPELLDDLDVGRLANMLRGSAQWQGPSPRRSRYARNGGVAPAVHRARRRKSPAGRKRDAA; encoded by the coding sequence ATGGCCCACGGTGAACGGACGACCGACCTGATGCCTGGCGCCGTGGATCTGCGGCAGGTGGTCGATACGACGGCATTGTGCCCTCTGGACCGGTTGGCCCTTCGACGGAACCTGGATGTCGAACGCCGTGACGGCTTCGGCCCACCGGACAAGCTTGTGCCCGTGGGCCTCTACGCTCGCTACTCGTCTAATAAGCAGAAGGAGATGAGCATCGAGCGTCAGGTCAAGGTTGTAACCGCTTACATGAGGAAGCTTGGTTACGCGATTTACGTGCTGTATGACGACCCTGCTCGAAGTGCCCGATCAATGCGTGATCGTGAAAGCCTGCAGCGTTTGCTCGAAGACTGTCGGTCTGGCAAGATAAAAGTCATCATGGTTGAGGACTTTGACCGGTGGTCCCGCGAAACTTACGATGCGGTCGAAGTATGCGAGGAATTGAATGAGCTTGGCGTGGAATTTCATAGCGCCGGCGACTTCAAGGCACTGAACAAGAAGGAGGTCATCGAAGCGGCACTCAAGGCCGAGGCGGATCGGGACCGTCGCACCCTGATCATGGGCATGGGCAGGTTCCAGCACGCTGCCCAGGGCGGCGCCCATTCCGGTGCGTTCTTCGGATATCGGTACGGCGAAGAAAGGGGCTTCCTCGTGCGTCACCCCGAGGAAGAGAAGACCATATTTTCAATCTTTGAAATGGCAGCCGCGGGAATTTCCTACCGAAGCATCGGCCGGATCATGAAGGAACGCGGGGTTGCAGGACCGACGAAGGATTGCAGATGGACGAAATCGACCGTTGCGAACGTTTTGGGCCAGTTGGCCTATACGGGTAGATGGTACTATCCATTTACCTTGAATACGTTCGACCGCAAATCGGGGAAGGTCACCGTCCAGCGTCGGCATCCGAGCGAGATGACGCGCAACTACTTCGATCACCTTCGAATTGTGCCAGACGATCTGTTTTTCGCTGTCAACGAGAAGCGACGCCCCCGGGGGAAGCAGAAGTTCGAGCACAGCCACTTCTTGGCCGGAAAGGCGACGTGCGACTGCGCCGGGGTCGAAGGCCAGCGGTTCACCTTGGGTGGTCGACAGCTAACCTGCAACGTCTGGTCGGACGGGGGCTGCTGCCCGGCGAGGCGTCACTCCGTTATGCACGAGACCGTGGAGCGCGCCGTCCTCACCGCCGTTTGCGGCAAGCTGCGGTCCTTCGTCGGCGAGGAGGATTTCGCGGCTGCCGTCGACCGCTCGCTACGTGAGGCCTCCGCCGCCCGCCGCGCCGCCCGTGCGGATGTTGCGCGTAAGATTGCGGTCACCCGCGAACAGCTTCGCCGGGCGCTCGTCAAGGAGCTTGAATCGACCTATCCATCCGACCTGTTGTCCGAGGAGAGGAGCCGGCTGACGGGGGAGCTCGCAGACCTTCAGGCCCGTTCGGCGGGCCTCGCCGAACTGCCCGAGGTGGACGAAGCCGGTGAGAGGCTTCGAACACTTTCCGCCACGTTGGATCACCTTATCGAGCGGGTGCCATTCAGGGCCTTGACGGAGGCGGAGGCGAAGGTCTCCGCCGCCCTTGCCCGCCTCGTCCAGCGGGTGGTGGTCATACGGGATGGCCGGCCGGCGGGGACCTTGGGCCTGGCCATCCACCTGGACTTCTTGGCGTTCCTACAGGAGGACGGGAGCTGCGGCTCGCCCGGTGTTAGCTTGGACGTGATCCATGTCGATGTCGAGCAGCCGATGGGACGCCATGTCCGCCTTCGCGAAGACGCCCAGCGGCTTATGGCAACCGGAGGTTATCGGATCGACGACGCGCGTTGGGCCCTCGTCGCCAAGCACCTCCCGGACGTCACGGGCCACAGGAATGACTCGCGCCACATCCCGACGCGGGCTCTGGTCGACGCCCTCCTGCTCCGGCTCCGGACGGGCCTGCCTTTGCTGTCGGCGGCGTTCGGCGACGCGCTGGAGATGCGGCGTGCACTCTCGCGGTTCGTCTATGCCGCAGGGGACCAGATCCTGATTGACCTCCTTCGCGAGGCGGACCCTTCCTTCGTGGCCGGACTGGACCTCGGTCCGGTCGAGGCCGCGCGGGCGCGCTGGAAGGTTGGCGGTGATGATTGGCGCAAGCGCAGGGGGCCGGCCGCACGCTTCCACGCCCTGAATGGCCAGGATGCGCTCACCGACGAGCAATGGCTGGCCTCGAAGCCGCTGTTGCATTCGTCCATCGAGATCTCGTTCAAGGGCACCCCGGGCATTCCCGGCCGGCTGCTTCTGGAGGCGGTGATCCTGGCGCTGCGGACCGGCCTCTCATGGCGCAGGATGCCGGAGCGGTTCGGTGACGAACGGAACCTCACGAATTCCGTGCGCCGGCTGGTCCGCAGCGGAAGTTGGGACCGGTTGCTGGAGCTATGGGCGCTGCGCTTCCCTGAGCTTCTCGATGACTTGGATGTCGGGCGCTTGGCCAATATGCTCCGGGGTTCGGCGCAGTGGCAGGGCCCGTCACCCAGGCGCTCGCGCTACGCCAGGAACGGCGGCGTGGCCCCGGCCGTCCATCGAGCGCGCCGACGCAAGTCGCCTGCCGGGCGGAAGAGGGACGCGGCCTAG
- a CDS encoding 3'-5' exonuclease, with the protein MRHPLRRRDFDEGSPDTLMMLDIETVPDPILTPADWPADRFPKAMWHQVVAISVIEAGVGREPGTGVETYELRSCRSGGEPGWDEARLLRAFWRLFEGGRYRLVTWNGRAFDMPVVLARSLMHGLAAPAWFLRGTRWANYGQRYAQDWHLDLMDAISAFGAASRLTLEEAAAAVGAPGKMGEHGSCVAELVARDELGRVRDYCETDVANLYVIFMRWAHLTGRTDAAGHDAAVEGFLRYLDAEGPARPHLAAFAQEWRRTGSRAPMHVGRTTGSGAVVAGPDTCHGARRSSLGA; encoded by the coding sequence ATGCGACATCCCTTGCGCCGCCGCGACTTCGACGAGGGCAGCCCGGACACGTTGATGATGCTCGACATCGAGACCGTTCCGGACCCGATCCTAACGCCCGCGGATTGGCCGGCCGACCGGTTTCCAAAGGCCATGTGGCATCAGGTCGTCGCCATCTCGGTGATCGAGGCGGGGGTCGGTCGGGAGCCGGGCACGGGGGTCGAGACCTACGAGTTGCGGTCCTGCCGCAGCGGCGGCGAACCGGGATGGGACGAGGCACGTCTGCTGCGCGCCTTCTGGCGGCTTTTCGAGGGGGGACGCTACAGGCTCGTCACCTGGAACGGCAGGGCGTTCGACATGCCGGTGGTCCTCGCCCGCTCGTTGATGCACGGTCTCGCGGCCCCCGCATGGTTTCTTCGCGGAACGCGCTGGGCCAATTACGGGCAGCGCTACGCCCAGGACTGGCACCTCGACCTCATGGATGCGATCTCAGCCTTCGGGGCGGCCTCGCGTCTCACCCTGGAGGAGGCTGCGGCGGCGGTCGGCGCACCGGGCAAGATGGGCGAGCACGGGTCCTGCGTCGCCGAATTGGTCGCGCGCGACGAACTCGGTCGGGTGCGGGACTACTGCGAGACCGACGTGGCGAACCTCTACGTCATCTTCATGCGCTGGGCGCATCTGACGGGCAGGACGGATGCCGCGGGCCACGATGCAGCCGTGGAGGGATTCCTGCGCTACCTCGATGCGGAGGGGCCGGCCCGCCCGCACTTGGCGGCCTTCGCGCAGGAATGGCGACGGACTGGATCGCGCGCGCCGATGCATGTGGGTCGAACGACCGGGTCGGGTGCGGTGGTGGCTGGTCCGGACACCTGTCACGGAGCTCGACGGAGCTCGCTTGGGGCCTGA
- a CDS encoding anti-phage deoxyguanosine triphosphatase yields the protein MDWYDRREPWQAQADDARDGAATDYSRVIHSASFRRLQGKTQILNLGDSDFYRTRLTHSLEVAQIAGGIARRFEKVYADHSARQYIPDLSMIQAVGMTHDLGHPPFGHGGEVALNFCMRGAGGFEGNGQTLRILSRLEKFSKAAGANLMRRTLLGVLKYPVPFSLAMNADIRPALHVGPESIRIIDREASKPPKCYLDCEQDVVDWILAPLSEKDRNAFTEARDQEGKHRKPLHKSFDCSIMDVADDIGFGIHDLEDALALGLVTQVDFEAHVTEEKSSSFLNSLKEKYPEEFGNNVYEGFLDRLFGAGDTRKRCIGRMVHHLITNCVIETREEFDEPLVRYRAAIEAGANTFLEALKELVREVVIRSPGVQHLEFKGQGMVVAVFEALASEPKSFLPRSTYEAYEKAPDGRRVICDHVAGMTDAFLMRTYERLFSPRMGSVFDRL from the coding sequence ATGGATTGGTACGACCGCCGCGAACCATGGCAGGCCCAGGCCGACGACGCCCGCGATGGGGCCGCCACCGATTACAGCCGGGTCATCCACTCCGCGTCGTTCCGGCGTTTGCAGGGCAAGACGCAAATCCTGAACCTCGGCGACAGCGACTTCTACCGGACGAGGCTCACCCATTCGCTTGAGGTCGCGCAGATCGCCGGCGGGATCGCGCGGCGGTTCGAGAAGGTTTATGCCGACCATTCCGCCCGGCAATACATCCCGGACCTCAGCATGATCCAGGCCGTGGGCATGACCCACGACCTCGGCCACCCCCCGTTCGGCCACGGCGGCGAGGTCGCCCTGAATTTCTGCATGCGCGGTGCCGGCGGTTTCGAGGGCAACGGCCAGACCCTGCGCATCCTGTCCAGGCTGGAAAAGTTCTCCAAGGCCGCCGGCGCGAACCTGATGCGGCGCACCCTGCTCGGGGTTCTGAAGTATCCCGTGCCCTTCAGCCTCGCGATGAACGCGGACATCCGCCCCGCCCTCCACGTCGGCCCGGAGTCGATCCGGATCATCGACCGCGAGGCCTCCAAGCCGCCCAAGTGCTACCTGGATTGCGAGCAAGACGTCGTCGACTGGATCCTCGCCCCACTCAGCGAAAAGGACCGCAACGCCTTCACCGAGGCCCGCGATCAAGAGGGCAAGCACCGCAAGCCCCTCCACAAGTCGTTCGATTGCAGCATCATGGACGTCGCCGACGACATCGGCTTCGGCATCCATGACCTGGAGGATGCCCTCGCCCTTGGCCTGGTAACGCAGGTGGATTTCGAAGCGCACGTGACCGAGGAGAAGAGCTCAAGTTTCCTCAACAGTCTCAAGGAGAAATACCCGGAGGAGTTCGGCAACAACGTCTATGAGGGATTCCTTGATCGGCTGTTCGGTGCCGGCGATACCCGGAAGAGGTGCATCGGCCGGATGGTCCATCACCTGATCACGAACTGCGTGATCGAGACCAGGGAGGAGTTCGACGAGCCCCTCGTTCGATATCGGGCTGCCATCGAAGCCGGAGCGAACACCTTCCTGGAAGCGCTGAAGGAACTGGTCCGGGAGGTCGTCATTCGCAGCCCGGGGGTCCAGCACCTCGAATTCAAGGGTCAGGGTATGGTCGTCGCGGTGTTCGAGGCCCTCGCCTCGGAGCCGAAGTCGTTCCTGCCGCGGTCGACCTACGAGGCGTACGAAAAGGCGCCTGACGGTCGGCGCGTAATCTGCGACCACGTGGCCGGCATGACCGACGCCTTCCTCATGCGCACTTACGAGCGCTTGTTCAGCCCGAGGATGGGTTCCGTGTTCGACCGCCTCTGA
- a CDS encoding AAA family ATPase produces the protein MPEPNEAACAMARAFVEALRKEAASPDPSWCLDEAELDALALGRREASLMPRLAADVVAAAVMLGRAFAPAGPPAADDGFPVLLVRVSSPDWVEPMRCVVGPCLLGLGWRVRDGEGGRGAWNDRSRREVVVFARDGASREHRPDRGNETVGAAVVAGVPLIGVASDPARTLPRDFLRAVDREVLVAPLDAEVLSLVIEAVTGEVPPLAALGDCVAVRAAADLRLGIRPGRGASEALERLGRSRLRERQRTANAPRLEDSLGLGAARDWGLGLVADLRSWHEGIIPFAACESAALVSGPPGTGKTRFAAALARSANLPLHPGSLAQWQGSRDGHLGHTLGAMRQFFEEARRSPCVVLIDELDSFGDRNTFSEHHRDYSSQVVNALLEHLDGAVGREGVVVVGTTNHPSRIDPAILRSGRLERHFRIELPGLDALTGMLVQYLGTDADDLDLAPVVPLLRGMTGADVEALVRRARGSARRAGRTLTVDDILAGSSDGTPALGDGLRMRCAVHEAGHAVALLASGASGPVTLTIAPTGGLTEHALVDAYGALTEGDFERSLVMILSGRAAEEVLLGDVSAGAVSDLAEATRCAAAMEASWGFSADFPLLSLAPAQDIDLARMPWLMRPVLERLRLAYERACDLMRTERLALERIAEALFRTAYLDDAAIRALFSGKAASPRRRAGPGRGAHRTHDI, from the coding sequence ATGCCCGAACCGAACGAGGCGGCCTGCGCGATGGCGCGCGCCTTCGTCGAGGCGTTGCGGAAGGAAGCCGCGAGCCCGGATCCATCATGGTGCCTGGACGAAGCCGAGCTCGACGCGCTCGCGCTCGGCCGGCGGGAGGCATCACTCATGCCCCGGCTGGCCGCCGACGTCGTGGCCGCCGCGGTCATGCTGGGGCGCGCGTTCGCTCCGGCAGGACCTCCCGCGGCCGATGACGGCTTCCCCGTCCTACTGGTGCGCGTATCCTCTCCGGATTGGGTGGAGCCGATGCGGTGCGTCGTGGGACCCTGCCTCCTCGGACTGGGATGGAGGGTTCGGGATGGCGAGGGCGGGCGCGGGGCCTGGAACGACCGCAGCCGGCGGGAGGTCGTCGTGTTCGCGCGTGACGGGGCCTCGCGCGAGCATAGGCCCGACCGCGGCAACGAAACCGTCGGCGCGGCCGTGGTCGCCGGCGTCCCGCTCATCGGCGTCGCGTCGGATCCCGCCAGGACGCTGCCGCGCGACTTCCTGCGCGCCGTCGACCGGGAGGTTCTCGTCGCTCCGCTCGACGCCGAGGTGCTGAGCCTGGTGATCGAGGCGGTGACCGGCGAGGTTCCGCCCCTCGCCGCGCTCGGGGACTGCGTGGCGGTCCGGGCCGCCGCCGACCTTCGGCTCGGTATCCGCCCGGGTCGCGGGGCATCCGAGGCCCTGGAGCGCCTCGGGCGTTCGCGCCTGCGAGAGAGGCAGCGCACCGCGAACGCGCCCCGCCTTGAGGACTCGCTCGGTCTCGGAGCCGCCCGGGATTGGGGGCTCGGCCTGGTGGCGGACCTACGGTCGTGGCACGAGGGGATCATCCCGTTCGCCGCCTGTGAATCGGCCGCCCTCGTCAGCGGGCCGCCCGGCACGGGCAAAACACGGTTCGCGGCGGCCCTGGCCCGAAGCGCGAACCTACCGCTTCATCCGGGCTCCCTCGCGCAGTGGCAGGGCTCCCGTGACGGACATCTTGGCCATACCCTGGGCGCCATGCGGCAGTTCTTCGAGGAAGCGCGGCGGTCGCCTTGCGTGGTCCTGATCGACGAGCTCGATTCCTTTGGAGATAGGAATACTTTCTCAGAACATCATCGCGATTACTCCAGCCAGGTCGTCAACGCCCTCCTGGAACACCTCGACGGCGCCGTCGGCCGCGAAGGGGTCGTCGTCGTCGGCACGACCAACCATCCTTCGAGGATCGATCCTGCGATCTTGCGCTCGGGGCGGCTTGAACGGCACTTTCGGATCGAGCTTCCCGGTCTCGACGCGCTGACCGGCATGCTGGTCCAGTATCTCGGGACCGACGCCGATGACCTCGACCTTGCGCCGGTGGTCCCGCTGCTGCGGGGCATGACGGGTGCCGACGTCGAGGCGCTGGTGCGGCGGGCGCGTGGCAGCGCGCGACGGGCCGGCCGCACCCTCACGGTGGACGACATCCTGGCAGGCTCCTCGGATGGGACGCCGGCGCTCGGGGATGGGCTCCGGATGCGCTGCGCCGTCCACGAGGCCGGGCATGCGGTCGCGCTCCTGGCCAGCGGCGCGAGCGGACCGGTGACGCTAACCATCGCCCCGACCGGCGGCCTGACCGAGCATGCGCTCGTCGATGCCTACGGAGCCCTGACCGAGGGCGACTTCGAACGGTCCCTGGTGATGATCCTGTCGGGCCGCGCGGCCGAGGAGGTGCTCCTGGGCGACGTCTCCGCCGGCGCGGTCTCGGATCTCGCCGAGGCGACCCGATGCGCCGCGGCGATGGAGGCGTCGTGGGGGTTCTCGGCCGATTTCCCGCTGCTGTCCCTGGCCCCCGCCCAGGACATCGACCTGGCCCGGATGCCCTGGCTGATGCGCCCGGTCCTTGAGCGGCTCCGGCTGGCCTACGAGCGCGCGTGCGACCTCATGCGGACCGAGCGCCTCGCCCTCGAACGGATCGCGGAGGCCCTGTTCCGCACGGCCTACCTCGACGACGCGGCCATTCGGGCGTTGTTCTCGGGAAAGGCCGCCTCCCCCCGACGCCGCGCCGGTCCGGGCCGCGGTGCCCACCGCACGCACGACATCTGA
- a CDS encoding EamA family transporter — translation MKAVLASWQFWALFSAAFAALTAIFAKIGIENINSDFATFIRTVVILCVLGALLAGTGQWQPLDSVSGRTYLFLVLSGLATGGSWLCYFRALKLGDAARVAPIDKLSVVLVAVFATIFLGERLTVPNWLGVGLIAAGTILVAYRS, via the coding sequence ATGAAAGCCGTGCTGGCCTCCTGGCAGTTCTGGGCGTTGTTCTCGGCGGCATTTGCCGCGCTGACGGCGATCTTTGCCAAGATCGGGATAGAGAACATCAACTCGGACTTCGCCACCTTCATCCGTACGGTGGTGATCCTGTGCGTCCTCGGCGCGCTTTTGGCCGGCACGGGCCAATGGCAACCACTCGATTCAGTTTCGGGACGAACATACCTGTTTCTTGTCCTATCGGGGCTCGCCACCGGTGGATCGTGGCTCTGTTACTTCCGCGCCCTGAAGCTCGGGGATGCCGCCCGCGTGGCGCCCATCGACAAGTTGAGCGTCGTCCTGGTGGCGGTCTTCGCGACCATCTTCCTCGGAGAACGCCTGACCGTCCCCAACTGGTTGGGCGTCGGTCTGATAGCGGCCGGCACGATCCTGGTCGCCTACAGGAGCTGA
- a CDS encoding helix-turn-helix transcriptional regulator, with protein MDERQALAAFAALGQEHRLRVVRALVTAGPGGLAAGVLAETVNVAGNNLSFHLKELSHAGLITSRREGKSVIYSAAYAGLSDLVQFLMRDCCQGHPEVCAPAVAALAACDCTTGDTLHA; from the coding sequence ATGGACGAACGGCAAGCCCTCGCCGCCTTCGCCGCCCTCGGCCAGGAGCATAGGCTCCGGGTCGTGCGCGCCCTGGTCACCGCCGGTCCGGGCGGCCTCGCCGCGGGCGTCCTCGCCGAGACGGTGAACGTCGCCGGCAACAACCTGTCCTTCCACCTGAAGGAGCTCTCGCACGCCGGGCTGATCACCTCCCGGCGCGAGGGCAAGTCGGTCATCTACAGCGCCGCCTACGCCGGCCTGTCCGACCTCGTCCAGTTCCTCATGCGTGACTGCTGCCAGGGCCACCCCGAGGTGTGCGCCCCGGCCGTCGCCGCGCTCGCCGCCTGCGACTGCACCACCGGGGACACCCTCCATGCCTGA